The nucleotide window TGGTGGACGTCCTCGGCGGCGTCGAGATCTGCACCGCGCAGCCGCTGACGGACTCCTACACCGGCCTCGACCTCCCCGCCGGCACCCACCGGCTCGATGGCGGCGAGGCCCTCCAGTACGTCCGCTCACGTCACACCGACGCCTCCTCCGACCTGGGCCGCATGAAACGCCAGCAGCGCTTCATGGCATCGCTGATGTCCGAGGCCACCTCCTCGGGAGTGCTCCTCAACCCGATGAAGTTCCGGGACGTCAGCCGGGCCGTGCTCGGTTCGGTGCGCGCCGACAAGGAGTTCGGCGCGGGTGAGCTGATCACCCTCGGCCGGGCCTTGCGGAACCTCTCCCCCGCCTCCTCCGAGTTCACGACGGTCCCCATCGGGCGGATGGGCTACGCCGTGGAGGGCATCGGCTCGACGCTGAAGTGGGACGACACCAGGTCCGCCCTCCTTTTCGAGGCCCTGCGCGCCGACCGCCCCCTGGCCCGCCACAAGGTCCGCAGCAAGGTCGTACGGGTCGAGGTGGCCCCGCAGCAGATCCGCGTCCAGGTCGAGAACGGCACGACGGTCGCGGGCCTGGGCAAGCGTGTGGACGGGGCGCTGGCGGCCACCGGGTTCCGGACGACCCGTACGCCCGTGAACGCCCAGGTGCGTGATGTACGCCGCACCGTCGTCCTGTACGACCCCCGCTGGGACCTGTCGGCCAAGTCACTGGCGGCGGCCCTGCCGGGCGCGGAACTGCGACCGGAACCGGGCCGGGGGCCGGTGCTGAAGGTGATCGCCGGGACGGACTTCAAGCAGGTCAGGAAGGTCAGGGCACAGGACCCGCAGCAGGGTGAGTTCGGGGTGGTGACGGGGGCCGAGGTGAAGTGCGGGTAGGGGCCCGCCACGCCACGCGCCCCCGCTCTTTGCATCAGCTTGGCAACAGCCCTGCTCCGAATCTCCGGGGACTCTTGTACGGCACACAGTGCTGCCCTGCACACTGGTCCGCATGAACGATTGGCCCGAGGGATGGTCCGGTGACAACCGCGGCGGCGGGTACGGACACGGAAGCGCAGGCGCACGCCCCGACGCGCGCGCGATGCGTCAGGTGCAGCGCGGCCCGGCGGCGTCCCCTCGGGGCGTACCGCAGCAGCCGTCCTACAACGACGGTTACGGCCAGGGCGCCGGCGGCGGTGAGCCGTACGACAGCGGCTACAACACCGGCCAGGTCTACGGTTCGCCGGGCGGCTCCGGCGGGGGCCACGACGGGTACGCGGGGGGCCGTGGGGAGCGCCCCGCGCCGAACTGGCGGAAGCGGATCAAGTGGACGGCGATCTCGGTCGTGACCGTGCTGGTCGCCACGACGATCGGCACGTACTTCTGGGCCGACTCCAAGCTGAACCGCGAGGTCGACCTCTCCAAGGTCATCGACCGGCCGGACGAGGGCGAGGGCACGAACTACCTGATCGTCGGCTCCGACAGCCGTGCGGGCCTGTCCGACGAGCAGAAGAAGGAACTCCACACCGGGTCGGCCGAGGGCAAGCGCACGGACTCGATGATGATCCTGCACACCGGTTCGAACGGCCCGACGCTGATCTCGCTGCCGCGTGACTCGAACGTCACGATCCCGACCTTCGTCGGCTCCGAGTCCGGCAAGACGTACAAGAGCACCGGCCGCCAGGTGAAGCTGAACGCGGCGTACGCGGAGGACGGCCCCGAGCTGCTGGTCCGTACCGTCGAGGCCAACACCGGGCTGCGGATCGACCACTACGTGGAGATCGGCTTCGCGGGCTTCGCCAACATCGTCGACGCGGTCGGCGGCGTGGAGATCGACATCCCCAAGGGCGGCATGAAGGACACCAAGTCCGGTGCCGACTTCGAAGAGGGCAAGCAGACGCTGAACGGCGAGGAGTCGCTCGCCTTCGTGCGGACGCGGTACGCGCTCGCCCGCAGCGACCTGGACCGTACGAAGAACCAGCAGAAGTTCCTCGCGGCCCTCGCCAGCCAGACGGCGACGCCGAGCACGGTCCTGAACCCGTTCAAGCTCTACCCGACGATGAGCGCGGGCCTGGACACCCTGATCGTCGACGAGGACATGGGCCTGTTCGACCTGGCCGACATGTTCTGGGCGATGAAGGGCGTGACGAGCGGCGACGGCAAGTCGATCAACATGCCGATCTCGGGCAACGCCGCCAACGGCAACCTCCAGTGGGACACCACGAAGGTGAAGAAGCTGGTGGAGGAGCTGAGGAACGACGACGCGGTCACCGTGTCGGACAGCTGACCGCACGGTCCGGATGGTCGAGGGGCACCCCGTGCGGGGTGCCCCTCGGTCGCGTTCGGCCCGCTGTCAGGCCATCGCGCCGCACAGGTCGGCACAGCGGCGACACGCCTCCGCGCAGCGTGTCAGCTGCGGATCGTCCGGCATGGAACTACACGCCTCCGCGCACATGGAACAGGCTTCGGCGCACATGCGACACATCTGGGTCATCATGTCCGAGCCGCGCATCATCATGTCCGCGCACGTGCGGGTCATGTCGGCGCAGTCCATGAGCGCGCGCATGACCTGCATCTGGGCCTGGCCGCCCTTCTGCATGCAGTGGCTCATGGTCTCCTCGCACAGCCTGTGCGCGGTCATGCACGCGTCGATGCAGTCCTGCATCTCCTTGCTCATGGTGGACATGGTTCCGGCCTGCTGCTGCTTCATGGCTCCTCCTGGGGGTGGCGCTGAAGCGGGGCCCGGGGCGGCCCCGTGCTCTTCCGTCCTACGCCCGCGGCTCCCCCGGCGCCATCGGGAGGACGGCGACAATCCGCCCCGACAGCACCCATGACGACAGCCCCCGGCGGGATGCCGGGGGCTGTGTACGCTCTGCGCCGAAAGGGTTACGGCAGGTTGCGGGCCATGACGATGCGCTGGACCTGGTTGGTGCCCTCGTATATCTGGGTGATCTTCGCGTCGCGCATCATGCGCTCGACCGGGTAGTCACGCGTGTAGCCGTACCCGCCCAGCAGCTGGACCGCGTCCGTGGTGACCTCCATGGCGACGTCCGAGGCGAAGCACTTGGCGGCGGCGCCCTGGAAGGTGAGGTCCTTGTCGCCGCGCTCGGACTTGCAGGCGGCGGCGTACGTCAGCTGGCGGGCGGCCTCGACCTTCATGGCCATGTCGGCGAGCATGAACTGGATGCCCTGGAAGTCGGCGATCGGCTTGCCGAACTGCTTGCGCTCCTGGACATAGCCCTTGGCGTAGTCGAGGGCGCCCTGGGCGACGCCGAGGGCCTGGGCGGCGATGGTGATGCGGGTGTGGTCCAGGGTCTTCATCGCCGTGGCGAAGCCGGTGCCCTCCTCGCCGATCATGCGGTCGGCGGGGATGCGGACGTTGTCCAGGTAGACCTCGCGGGTCGGGGAGCCCTTGATGCCCAGCTTCTTCTCGGGGGCGCCGAAGGAGACACCCTCGTCCGACTTCTCGACGACGAAGGCCGAGATGCCCTTCGAGCGCTTGGCGGGGTCGGTGACCGCCATGACCGTGTAGTACTCGGACACGCCCGCGTTGGTGATCCAGCGCTTCACGCCGTTGAGGACGTAGTGGTCGCCGTCGCGGACCGCCTTCGTCTTCATGCCGGCCGCGTCGGAACCCGCGTCCGGCTCGGAGAGGCAGTACGAGAACATCGCGTCGCCCTTGGCCAGGGGGCCCAGGTACTTCTTCTTCAGGTCCTCGGAGCCGGAGAGGATCACCGGGAGGGAGCCCAGCTTGTTGACGGCCGGGATGAGGGAGGAGGACACACAGGCGCGGGCCACCTCCTCGATCACGATGACCGTGGCGAGCGCGTCGGCGCCGGCGCCGCCGTACTCCTCCGGTACGTGCACGGCGTGCAGGTCGCCCGCGACCAGCGCCTCCAGCGCCTCTTGCGGGAAGCGGGCCTCCTCGTCCACCACGGCGGCGTAGGGCGCGATCTTCGCCTCGGCGAGGGAGCGGATCGCGTCGCGGAGCATGTCGTGCTCCTCGGACGGGCGGTACAGGTCGAAATCAGCCGATCCGGCCAAGGTCTCTCACGCTCCTGACGCTAACTACCGTTAAGTAACCCAAATTTTAGAGGCCTGCTCGCACGACTGGTACGTGAGTTTGACGACAAGAGGACGACAAGAGAACGGGCCAGAGGAAAACTGCCCGTTGAAGGGCTCGAACACGCCCCGACTATGCTCGTGCAGCGCACTCACGCCCCGCACATTCCAGGAGCATCCATGGCCCTCAAGATCACCGTGATCGGCACCGGCTATCTCGGCGCCACCCACGCCGCGGCCATGGCCGAGCTGGGGTTCGAGGTGCTCGGGCTCGATGTCGTCGAAGAGAAGATCGACATGCTCCGGCGCGGCGAGGTCCCGATGTACGAGCCGGGGTTGGAGGAACTGCTGCGCAAGCACGTGGCGGGGATCGAGGGTTCGACCGGGCGGCTGCGTTTCACCACCGACTACGCCGAGGTCGCGGCCTTCGGCGACATCCACTTCGTGTGCGTGAACACCCCGCAGCGGCACGGCGAGTACGCCTGCGACATGTCGTACGTCGACGCCGCCTTCGCGGCGCTCGCCCCGCATCTGACGGGCCCGGCCCTCGTCGTCGGCAAGTCGACCGTGCCCGTGGGGTCCGCCGACCGGCTGGCCGCCTATCTCGCCGAGCACGCGCCCGTCGGGGAGGACGCCGAGCTGGCCTGGAACCCGGAGTTCCTGCGCGAGGGCTTCGCCGTGAACGACACGCTGCACCCCGACCGGGTCGTGGTGGGGGTGCGCAGCGAGCGCGCCGAGAAGCTGCTGCGCGAGGTGTACGCGACGCCGGTGAGCGAGGGGTCTCCCTTCGTCGTCACCGACTTCCCGACCGCCGAGCTGGTGAAGACCTCCGCGAACTCCTTCCTCGCCACCAAGATCTCCTTCATCAACGCCATGGCCGAGGTGTGCGAGGCCGCCGGGGGCGACGTCGCCAAGCTGGCGGAGGCGATCGGGCACGACGACCGGATCGGAAGGAAGTTCCTGCGGGCCGGCATCGGCTTCGGGGGCGGCTGTCTGCCCAAGGACATCCGGGCGTTCATGGCCCGCGCCGGTGAGCTGGGCGCCGACCAGGCGCTGACGTTCCTGCGCGAGATCGACTCCATCAACATGCGCCAGCGCGGGCAGATGGTGGAGCTGGCCCGGCAGGCGCTGGGCGGCGGCTCCTTCCTCGGCAAGCGGGTGGCCGTGCTGGGCGCCACGTTCAAGCCCGACTCGGACGACGTACGCGACTCGCCCGCCCTCAACGTGGCCGGGCAGATCCACCTCCAGGGCGGCCAGGTCACGGTCTACGACCCCAAGGGCATGGACAACGCGCGACGGCTCTTCCCGACGCTCGGGTACGCCGACTCCGCGCTGGACGCCGTGCGGGGCGCCGACATCGTGCTGCATCTGACCGAGTGGCGCGAGTTCCGTGAGCTGGACCCGGCGGCGCTGGGCGAGGTCGCGTCGACGCGGCTCGTGCTGGACGGCCGCAACGCGCTGGACCCGGAGCTGTGGCGGCGGGCGGGGTGGACGTACCGGGCGATGGGGCGACCGACCGCCTGACGCGAGAAGGCGACTGCCTGAGGCAAGAAGACGACCGCCTGGCGCGAGAGGCCGACCGTCCGAGGCGAGAAGACGACCGCCTGGCGCGAGAAGCCGACCGTCCGAGGCGAGAAGACAACCGCCTGGCGCGAGAAGCCGACCGACTGAGGCGAGAAGACGACCGCCTGGCGTAAGAGGCCGACCGGCTGAGGCACGACGGTGACTTGGCTGACGTAAGAGGCTACCGGCTGAGGCACGAAGGCGACTTGGCTGACGTAAGAGGGCGACCGCCCGCGCAAGAAGGTGACGCCGTTCCGGCCGGGGCTCAGCCGGCCGGAACGGCGTCTGCGTTCATTCTCCACCGTCCGGGTGCCGGGCGGGGGCGAAGCGCTTACTTCACAGTCGACTCATCGGTTTGCTTCGCCCGGTATCTGCGCATCTTGGCGCGCGCCCCGCACACCTGCATCGAGCACCAGCGGCCGCGGCCGGCCGGGCTGCGGTCGTAGTACGCCCAGTGGCAGTCGGGGGCCTCGCAGGCCTTGAGGCGTTGCCAGGTGCCCTCGGTGAGGGCCTGGGCCACGGCCGCGGCGACCCGGGCGGCGAGCGGGGCGGGGTCGGCGGCGGGGCGCAGGGTCGCCGAGCCGTCCTCGCCGGAGATCGCGACGAGGAGCGGGGCTTCGGCCAGCAGCTCGCCGAGCGGGGTCACCGTGCGGTGCGGCGGGTGCCCGGCGTGGGCCAGCAAAGTGACACGCAGGGACTCGCGCAGTTCGCGTACCGCGGCCATGTCCTCGTTGTCCGAGTTCTCCGGCACGTCGAGGCGCGCGCGGCCCTCGGGGGTGTCCAGCGCGTCGGCGCCCGTCTCGATGTCCAACGTGTTCACCAGGCTCTGGATCAGGGCCAGGCCGCCGGGCGCGGGCGTTCTCTCGCTCATGCTTGCGACGTTACCGCTTATGCGGGAGTATGCAGTAACCGTTACCGGTTACTCAATTCTACCGGTAATCATGTCGAGCAGCAGGGAGAGAAGGCCATGGCCATCGCCAAGCTGGATGTCGTCGTCCTGGACTGTCCGGACCCGGTCGCGCTCGCAGGGTTCTACGCCGAGGTGCTCGGCGGGGAGGTCAGCGACCAGGGCGACTGGGTGGACCTGGAGGTGCCCGGCGGGGGCGCCTCGCTGGCGTTCCAGGAGGCGCCGGGGTTCGTACCGCCCGAGTGGCCCTCGGCGGACCACTCGCAGCAGTTCCATCTGGACCTGACGGTCGAGGACATGGACGCGGCGGAGAAGGCGGTGCTGGCGCTGGGGGCCAGGCCGTTGGACACGGAGGATCGGAAGCGGAGTTTCCGGGTGTACGCGGACCCCGCCGGGCACCCGTTCTGCCTCTGCGCGGCCTGAAGCCCTGCCTCAGCGCCCGCCGAACGGGGTCACCCGTCCAGCTCCGAGATCTTCGCCGTCGACGCCTCCCGGCGGTCCTGGGCCGCTCGCGCCACGAAGTCGGCGTTGCGGAGGACTCGTTGGACGTTGCCCCAGGTGAGGAGGGCGAGGTCTTCGGGGGACCAGCCTCGGTGGAGGAGCTCGGCGATCAGGTTGGGGTAGCAGGAGGCGTCGGCGAGGTCCTGGGGATGCGCGGCGCCGGAGTCGTAGGTGCCGGAGAGGCCGACGCACTCGGGGCCCGCGAGTGCGCGGACGTGGTCGAGATGATCGGCGACGTCGTGGACGGACGGGCCCGTCTGCTCGGCGGTCAGGGGGACCATGCACAGACCCTGGGTCTCACCGAGGGCGACGAGCAGGTCGTCGGGGAGGTTCGCCGGGTGGGGGCGCAGGGCGCCGGCCGCCGAGCGGGTGCACAGGGCCGGGGCCCGGGAGACCACCAGGGTCCGCCTGATCGTGGGCTCGGAGGCGCCGGAGAGGTCGGCGAGGACGCCGAGGCGGTTCATCTCGCGGACCACCTCCTCGCCGAACCGGGTCAGCCCGGCCTCGCTCGCCCAGGACGCGCCGACGAGGGTGAGGACCTTCAGGCCGAGCGCGTGCAGGGAGCGCAGGATGCCGAGGGAGTCGCTGAGCGCCGGGGCGCCCGCGGGGCCGAGCAGCACGGCGACCCGGCCGCAGTTGCGGGCGTCGGTGGTGTCACCGGCGCCGGCCGTGAGCCTGAGTCCCTCGGGGTGGGCGTGGACGGCCGTCTTGACCAGGTCGAGCTGTTCCAGGGTGGCGCCGACGGCCCGGTCGCCCGTGAGGCCCTCCGGCAGATGCAGCGACCAGAACAGCGCGCCGACGTGGCCCTTGCGCATCCGCGGGAGGTCGGTGTCGACGGCGCCCTCGCCCAGCTCCAGGTCGTACCAGGGCAGATGGCGCAGCACCCACGGCAGCCCGCTGTAGCCGTCGGCCACGGGGTGCATGGCGAGGAAGGCGTGGGCCGCCTCCAGGACCTCCATCGGCTCTGCGGCCTCGGAAGGCTCGACGGAAGGCTCGGCGAACGGATCGGTGGGCGGCTCGGCGGACGAATCGGTAAACGAATCGGTGGACGAATCGGCTATGGGCTCGGCCACCGGGTTCCGGTGGCTCGACTTCCGCTTCCCCTTCGTGCCCGTCGTGCCCGTGCCCGTCGTACCCGTGCCCGCCCTACCCGTGGTCGTCGTCGTACGGGTCGTCGCGGGCGGTGTGTCGAGCGCACCCGCCTCCGCTGTCGCTTCCAGTTCGTCCTGCAGGTCTGCCATGGCGGGACTCCCTAGCCAGTCGGTGTCGCAGTACCGTCACCGTGGCACGGGGGCCGCCCGCCTTCCTGGTGGGTGGTGCGTTCGGGGGTACGACCCCGAGGACTTCGGGGGTACGGCCCTTACGCCACCCGGCCCCCTCGCGCAGGCGGCCAGCGGTCAGCCGTCCAGCTGCTCCCGCGTCGCGTTCGACGGGCCCGTGCGGCTCTGGAGGTCGCGGGCCACGTCCTCGGCCGCGCCCAGCACCCGTACCGTGTTCTGCCAGGTCAGCTTGGCCAGGTCGGGCCTGGACCAGCCGCGGTCGAGCAGCTCGGCGATCAGGTTCGGGTAGCCGGAGACGTCGTCGAGGCCGTCGGGGGTGAAGGCCGTGCCGTCGTAGTCGCCGCCGATGCCCAGGTGGTCGATGCCCGCGACCTCGCGCATGTGGTCGAGATGGTCCGCCACCGTGGCGACGGTGGCGACCGGGCGCGGGTTGCGCTCCTCGAAGGCGCGGTGCAGCTTCATCGCCGTGGGGGTGGTGTCGAGGTGGTGCAGGCCGTGGGCACGCAGGTTCTCGTCGGCGGCGGCCGTCCAGTCGACGGCGGCCTGGAGGACGAACTTCGGCACGAAGGTGACCATGGCCACGCCGCCGTTGGCGGGCAGCCGCTCCAGGACGTCGTCCGGGATGTTGCGGGGGTGGTCGCAGACGGCCCGCGCGGAGGAGTGGGAGAAGATAAGCGGGGAGACGGACGCGTCGAGCGCGTCACGCATCGTGGTCGCGGCCACATGGGAGAGGTCCACGAGCATGCCGAGTCGGTTCATCTCCCGTACGACCTCGCGGCCGAAGGCCGACAGGCCGCCGACGCCCGGCTCGTCCGTCGCGGAGTCCGCCCACGACACGTTGTCGTTGTGGGTGAGGGTCATGTACCGGACACCCACCGCGTACAGCCCGCGCAGGGTCGCCAGGGAGTCCGAGATGGAGTGGCCGCCCTCGGCGCCCATCAGGGAGGCGACGCGGCCCTCGGCGCGGGCCGTCTCCATGTCGGCGGCGGTCAGCGCGGCCCGCAGCTCGCCGGGGTAGCGGTCGATCAACTGGCGTACGCAGTCGATCTGTTCGAGGGTCGCGGGCGTCGGGTCGGGCTGGTCCGAGGGGACGTACACCGACCAGAACTGCGCGCCGACGCCGCCCGCGCGCAGCCGCGCGAGGTCGGTGTGCAGATGGGCGCTCTGGTCGGTGGCGATGTCACGGGCGTCGAGGTCGTAACGGACCTGCTCGCGCAGCGCCCAGGGCAGGTCGTTGTGGCCGTCGGCGACCGGGAACTCCCGCAGCAGTTCCCGGGCTTCCGTCAGAGAGCTCATCTTCGGTTCCCCCGTTTTTCCCGTCATCGTCCGGTCAGCGTCCTGTCACTTGTCCGGTCAGTGTCCTGTCACTTGCCGAAGCCGAAGCCGTTGCCGGCGCCCTCGACCTTGGAGCGCAGGCGCTTGCCCTTCTCGGTGGCCTGGTCGTTCAGCTCCTGCTGGAACTCCCGCATCCGGCCCCGAAGTTCCTCGTCCTGGGTGGCGAGGATGCGGGCGGCGAGCAGTCCGGCGTTGCGGGCACCGGCGACGGAGACGGTCGCGACGGGCACGCCGGCCGGCATCTGCACGATCGAGAGGAGGGAGTCCATCCCGTCCAGGTACTTCAGCGGCACGGGAACGCCGATGACCGGCAGCGGGGTGACGGAGGCGAGCATGCCGGGCAGGTGGGCGGCGCCCCCGGCCCCCGCGATGATCACCTTGATACCGCGCTCCGCGGCCTCCTCGCCGTACGCGATCATCTCGCGCGGCATCCGGTGCGCGGAGACGACGTCGACCTCGTACTCGATCTCGAACTCGTCGAGGGCCTGCGCGGCGGCCTCCATGACGGGCCAGTCCGAGTCCGACCCCATGACAATGCCTACGACGGGGCTCATTCGGTGATCGTGCCTCTCAGGTAACCGGCGGCGTGACGGGCGCGCTCCAGCACGTCGTCGAGGTCGTCGCCGTAGGTGTTGACGTGACCGACCTTGCGGCCGGGCTTCACGTCCTTGCCGTACATGTGGATCTTGAGCTGGGGGTCGCGGGCCATGCAGTGCAGGTACGCGGAGTACATGTCGGGGTAGTCGCCGCCGAGGACGTTGACCATGACGGTCCACTTCGCGCGGGGGCGCGGGTCACCGAGCGGAAGGTCGAGGACGGCGCGTACGTGGTTGGCGAACTGGGACGTGATCGCGCCGTCCTGGGTCCAGTGGCCGGAGTTGTGGGGGCGCATGGCCAGCTCGTTGACGAGGATGCGTCCGTCGCGGGTCTGGAACAGCTCGACGGCCAGGTGGCCGACGACGTCCAGTTCCTTGGCGATGCGCAGGGCCATCTCCTCGGCCCTGAGGGCGAGTGCCTCGTCCAGGTCGGGGGCGGGCGCGATGACGGTGTCACAGACGCCGTTCACCTGCCGCGACTCCACGACCGGGTACGCGACGGCCTGGCCGTGCGGCGACCGTACGACGTTGGCGGCCAGCTCCCGCAGGAAGTCGACCTTCTCCTCCGCGAGGACCGGGACCCCGGCGCGGAACGGCTCGGCGGCGTCCT belongs to Streptomyces graminofaciens and includes:
- a CDS encoding dipeptidase — encoded protein: MADLQDELEATAEAGALDTPPATTRTTTTTGRAGTGTTGTGTTGTKGKRKSSHRNPVAEPIADSSTDSFTDSSAEPPTDPFAEPSVEPSEAAEPMEVLEAAHAFLAMHPVADGYSGLPWVLRHLPWYDLELGEGAVDTDLPRMRKGHVGALFWSLHLPEGLTGDRAVGATLEQLDLVKTAVHAHPEGLRLTAGAGDTTDARNCGRVAVLLGPAGAPALSDSLGILRSLHALGLKVLTLVGASWASEAGLTRFGEEVVREMNRLGVLADLSGASEPTIRRTLVVSRAPALCTRSAAGALRPHPANLPDDLLVALGETQGLCMVPLTAEQTGPSVHDVADHLDHVRALAGPECVGLSGTYDSGAAHPQDLADASCYPNLIAELLHRGWSPEDLALLTWGNVQRVLRNADFVARAAQDRREASTAKISELDG
- a CDS encoding 5-(carboxyamino)imidazole ribonucleotide synthase: MTFPVVGMVGGGQLARMTHEAGIPLGIRFKLLSDTPQDSAAQVVSDVVIGDYRDLDTLRAFAQGCDVITFDHEHVPTEHLRALEADGIPVRPGPDALQHAQDKGVMRARLDAIGVPCPRHRIVADPEDVAAFAAEGEGFPVILKTVRGGYDGKGVWVVRSVEDAAEPFRAGVPVLAEEKVDFLRELAANVVRSPHGQAVAYPVVESRQVNGVCDTVIAPAPDLDEALALRAEEMALRIAKELDVVGHLAVELFQTRDGRILVNELAMRPHNSGHWTQDGAITSQFANHVRAVLDLPLGDPRPRAKWTVMVNVLGGDYPDMYSAYLHCMARDPQLKIHMYGKDVKPGRKVGHVNTYGDDLDDVLERARHAAGYLRGTITE
- a CDS encoding LCP family protein, whose protein sequence is MNDWPEGWSGDNRGGGYGHGSAGARPDARAMRQVQRGPAASPRGVPQQPSYNDGYGQGAGGGEPYDSGYNTGQVYGSPGGSGGGHDGYAGGRGERPAPNWRKRIKWTAISVVTVLVATTIGTYFWADSKLNREVDLSKVIDRPDEGEGTNYLIVGSDSRAGLSDEQKKELHTGSAEGKRTDSMMILHTGSNGPTLISLPRDSNVTIPTFVGSESGKTYKSTGRQVKLNAAYAEDGPELLVRTVEANTGLRIDHYVEIGFAGFANIVDAVGGVEIDIPKGGMKDTKSGADFEEGKQTLNGEESLAFVRTRYALARSDLDRTKNQQKFLAALASQTATPSTVLNPFKLYPTMSAGLDTLIVDEDMGLFDLADMFWAMKGVTSGDGKSINMPISGNAANGNLQWDTTKVKKLVEELRNDDAVTVSDS
- a CDS encoding acyl-CoA dehydrogenase, yielding MAGSADFDLYRPSEEHDMLRDAIRSLAEAKIAPYAAVVDEEARFPQEALEALVAGDLHAVHVPEEYGGAGADALATVIVIEEVARACVSSSLIPAVNKLGSLPVILSGSEDLKKKYLGPLAKGDAMFSYCLSEPDAGSDAAGMKTKAVRDGDHYVLNGVKRWITNAGVSEYYTVMAVTDPAKRSKGISAFVVEKSDEGVSFGAPEKKLGIKGSPTREVYLDNVRIPADRMIGEEGTGFATAMKTLDHTRITIAAQALGVAQGALDYAKGYVQERKQFGKPIADFQGIQFMLADMAMKVEAARQLTYAAACKSERGDKDLTFQGAAAKCFASDVAMEVTTDAVQLLGGYGYTRDYPVERMMRDAKITQIYEGTNQVQRIVMARNLP
- a CDS encoding CGNR zinc finger domain-containing protein, encoding MSERTPAPGGLALIQSLVNTLDIETGADALDTPEGRARLDVPENSDNEDMAAVRELRESLRVTLLAHAGHPPHRTVTPLGELLAEAPLLVAISGEDGSATLRPAADPAPLAARVAAAVAQALTEGTWQRLKACEAPDCHWAYYDRSPAGRGRWCSMQVCGARAKMRRYRAKQTDESTVK
- a CDS encoding dipeptidase, with the protein product MSSLTEARELLREFPVADGHNDLPWALREQVRYDLDARDIATDQSAHLHTDLARLRAGGVGAQFWSVYVPSDQPDPTPATLEQIDCVRQLIDRYPGELRAALTAADMETARAEGRVASLMGAEGGHSISDSLATLRGLYAVGVRYMTLTHNDNVSWADSATDEPGVGGLSAFGREVVREMNRLGMLVDLSHVAATTMRDALDASVSPLIFSHSSARAVCDHPRNIPDDVLERLPANGGVAMVTFVPKFVLQAAVDWTAAADENLRAHGLHHLDTTPTAMKLHRAFEERNPRPVATVATVADHLDHMREVAGIDHLGIGGDYDGTAFTPDGLDDVSGYPNLIAELLDRGWSRPDLAKLTWQNTVRVLGAAEDVARDLQSRTGPSNATREQLDG
- a CDS encoding UDP-glucose dehydrogenase family protein — its product is MALKITVIGTGYLGATHAAAMAELGFEVLGLDVVEEKIDMLRRGEVPMYEPGLEELLRKHVAGIEGSTGRLRFTTDYAEVAAFGDIHFVCVNTPQRHGEYACDMSYVDAAFAALAPHLTGPALVVGKSTVPVGSADRLAAYLAEHAPVGEDAELAWNPEFLREGFAVNDTLHPDRVVVGVRSERAEKLLREVYATPVSEGSPFVVTDFPTAELVKTSANSFLATKISFINAMAEVCEAAGGDVAKLAEAIGHDDRIGRKFLRAGIGFGGGCLPKDIRAFMARAGELGADQALTFLREIDSINMRQRGQMVELARQALGGGSFLGKRVAVLGATFKPDSDDVRDSPALNVAGQIHLQGGQVTVYDPKGMDNARRLFPTLGYADSALDAVRGADIVLHLTEWREFRELDPAALGEVASTRLVLDGRNALDPELWRRAGWTYRAMGRPTA
- a CDS encoding VOC family protein, which encodes MAIAKLDVVVLDCPDPVALAGFYAEVLGGEVSDQGDWVDLEVPGGGASLAFQEAPGFVPPEWPSADHSQQFHLDLTVEDMDAAEKAVLALGARPLDTEDRKRSFRVYADPAGHPFCLCAA
- the purE gene encoding 5-(carboxyamino)imidazole ribonucleotide mutase; protein product: MSPVVGIVMGSDSDWPVMEAAAQALDEFEIEYEVDVVSAHRMPREMIAYGEEAAERGIKVIIAGAGGAAHLPGMLASVTPLPVIGVPVPLKYLDGMDSLLSIVQMPAGVPVATVSVAGARNAGLLAARILATQDEELRGRMREFQQELNDQATEKGKRLRSKVEGAGNGFGFGK
- a CDS encoding four-helix bundle copper-binding protein; amino-acid sequence: MKQQQAGTMSTMSKEMQDCIDACMTAHRLCEETMSHCMQKGGQAQMQVMRALMDCADMTRTCADMMMRGSDMMTQMCRMCAEACSMCAEACSSMPDDPQLTRCAEACRRCADLCGAMA